In Leucobacter denitrificans, the genomic window TGCCCAGGCCGACCCCCGACTCGAGGATTCGTCGAATGAGAGTGCGCTGCTTTGTGATTTCTGCGGCGGCTAAAAGGTCATCGATGGCGTCTGCAGTCGCGGGGCTCACTGGGGTCGTCATGGCCCCAGTCTAGGCCGATGCTCTGAGGCAAGAATGGGCGCAGACTAGTGTGGAGGCATGCTAGACCGCAGAACTCACCTCGCGTCCCCGCGCCATCGAGGAGAGCTCGCCCGTGTGCTTGAAGAGCTCCGCTCGAAGCACGAGGTACCGAGCGAGTTTCCCGAGGCTGCAGCGACCGAGGCGGAGGCAGCTGAGGCCGGGGTACCGCGCCTCGACCTCCGCGATATACCGTTCGTCACGCTCGACCCTGCAGATTCTCGTGACCTCGATCAGGCGTTCCATATCGAGCACACAAGCACGGGCATGGTGCTGCGCTATGCGATCGCCGATCTCCCTGGGTTCGTCGCACCGGGCGGAGCAATCGACCTCGAAGCGAGGCGACGTGGCCAAACGCTCTACCTGCCAGACGGGCGCGTTCCGCTCCACCCGCCGGTGCTCAGTGAGGGTAAAGCCTCACTTCTCCCCGATAAAGATCGCACGGCGTTTGTGTGGACCATTCCTGTGGATCAAGCAGGCGCAGCAGCAATCGGTGGTGCTGCAGTACCCGACGCACGGGTCGAACGCGCAAGGATCCGCTCTCGCGCCAAACTCAACTACGTGTCGGCCCAACAGTCGATTGATGCGGGAACACCTCACGAGCAAATAGAGCTACTTCGCGAGTTCGGGCTTCTCCGCATCGAGCAAGAAGCGCGTCGGGGTGGCGCAAGCCTGAACATGGCCGATGAGGAGATCGTGCGCGACGAGCACGGGTACCGCATCGTGCGCTCGTTTCCGCTCGCGGTCGAGGAGTGGAACGCCCAACTCTCATTGCTCACAGGGATGGTCGCTGCCCGCATCATGCTCGATGGCGGCATCGGAATCTTGCGCACCATGCCCTCACCAGACGATGAGGCACTCAGTGAGTTCCGATCACGCGTTGCGGCGCTCGGTAAGCCTTGGCCGTCTGATGTGAGCTACGGAGAGTACCTTCGCAGCGTCCCACGCGACGGTGAACACAGCGTTGCGGTATTGCACGCCGCGGCGAGTTTGTTCCGCGGTGCCGACTACGCCGTGTTCGGAGTACCTGGCGAGGACGGGGCACTCATCGCGCCGCCCGCGTCGCCGAACCAGGCTGCCATCGCTGCGCCGTACGCGCACGTGACGGCGCCGCTCAGGCGGTTGGTGGATCGCTGGACGCTCGTCATCTGTGAGGCGCTCTGTGCGGGAGCCGAGACTCCAGACTGGGTCACTCAAAGCCTCGCCGATATCCCGTCACTCATGCGGTCTTCCTCATCGCTTGCTGGGCGACTGAATTCGGCAATCATCGACCGAGTGGAAGCTGCGCTACTTCGTGACCGCGTTGGCGAGGTCTTCTCCGCAACGGTGTTGCAAGCGCGCGAGAGTTCTGCGCGCGTACTCGTCGAGGATCCACCAGTTACCGCGAACGCGGAGTTTGCGGGCGTCGTTGCAGGTCAACTCATCTCCGTGCGTGTCACGCGCGCAGACGTGCTTACCGGTGAGATTGAGCTCGAGGCTGTCTAGCCTCAGTTTCAAACTGCGGGTGAAACCGTTCTACAACTACACCGTGACGACTTCGGGGGCACCCGACTCGCGCTCGTGCCCCATTTCGTTGGCAATGCGGTTCGCCTCTTCGATGAGAGTCGCCACAATCTCCGCCTCGGGCACGGTCTTGATGACCTCGCCCTTCACAAAAATCTGGCCCTTGCCA contains:
- a CDS encoding RNB domain-containing ribonuclease, whose protein sequence is MLEELRSKHEVPSEFPEAAATEAEAAEAGVPRLDLRDIPFVTLDPADSRDLDQAFHIEHTSTGMVLRYAIADLPGFVAPGGAIDLEARRRGQTLYLPDGRVPLHPPVLSEGKASLLPDKDRTAFVWTIPVDQAGAAAIGGAAVPDARVERARIRSRAKLNYVSAQQSIDAGTPHEQIELLREFGLLRIEQEARRGGASLNMADEEIVRDEHGYRIVRSFPLAVEEWNAQLSLLTGMVAARIMLDGGIGILRTMPSPDDEALSEFRSRVAALGKPWPSDVSYGEYLRSVPRDGEHSVAVLHAAASLFRGADYAVFGVPGEDGALIAPPASPNQAAIAAPYAHVTAPLRRLVDRWTLVICEALCAGAETPDWVTQSLADIPSLMRSSSSLAGRLNSAIIDRVEAALLRDRVGEVFSATVLQARESSARVLVEDPPVTANAEFAGVVAGQLISVRVTRADVLTGEIELEAV